A region of the Variovorax sp. 54 genome:
AGCGACCTGTCGGCGCAGGAGCTGTCCGCGGCCTACCGCGAGAAGCGCTTGTCGCCGGTCGAGGTGACGCGCGCCGTCATCGCGCGCATCGAGCACTGCGAGCCCCGGCTGCAGGCCACGTGGCTGTTCCGGCCCGAGGCTGCGCTGGAGCAGGCGCGTGCCTCGGAGCAGCGCTGGCAGCGCGGCGATGCGCGCGGTCCGCTCGACGGCGTGCCGACCACCATCAAGGAAAACATCGCCACGCGCGGCGACCCGCTGCCCGCGGGCACGGCCGCCGTCGACCTCATGCCCGCCGCCGCCGACGCCCCGCCGGCCGCGCGCCTGAAGGAAGCCGGCGCCGTCATCGTCAGCAAGACCACCATGCCCGACTACGGCATGTTGTCGTCGGGGCTGTCGAGCTTTCACACGCTCGCGCGCAACCCCTGGGACCTGAGCCGCACGCCGGGCGGTTCCAGCGCCGGCGCCGGTGCCGCCGCGGCCGCGGGCTACGGCCCGCTGCACCTGGGCACCGACATCGGCGGCTCGCTGCGGCTGCCCGCCAGCTGGTGCGGCATCTTCACGCTCAAGCCCAGCCTGGGGCGCATCCCGATCGATCCGCCCTACATGGGCCGCGCTGCCGGCCCCATGACGCGCACCGTCGGCGACGCCGCGCTCATGATGCAGGCGCTGGCCCGGCCCGATGCGCGCGACAGCATGAGCCTGCCCGCGCAGGACATCGACTGGGCCGCGTTCGACGTCGCGCCCGACCACCTGCGCGGCCTGCGCATCGGGCTGCTGCTCGACGCCGGCTGCGGCCTCGCGGTCGAACCCGAGATCCAGGCCGCGGTCGAGCTGGCCGCGCGCCTGTTCGAAAAGGCCGGCGCCACGGTCGAGCCGATGCAGCCCTTCATGTCGCAGGCCCTGCTCGACGGCATGGACCACCTGTGGCGCATGCGCTCGCTCGTGGACATGAAGGCCCTGCGCCCCGACCAGCGCGCCAAGGTGCTGCCCTACATCCGCGAATGGGCCGAGAGCGCTGCCGAGTTCAGCGGCGAGCATGTGTTCCGCAGCTTCAGCCAGTTCCATGCGACGCGCGTCACCACGGTGAACGCCTGCGCCCGCTTCGACTACGTGATCTCGCCGGTGTCGCCCAACATGCCCGCGGCAGCCGAGGCGCCCTCGCCCACCAACGACCCGCTGCGGCCGCTGGAGCACATCGGCTTCACCGTGCCGTTCAACATGTCGGAGCAGCCGGCCGCGTCGGTGAACTGCGGGTACTCGGCGGGTGGTCTGCCGATCGGGCTGCAAATTGCGGGACAGCGCTTCGATGATCTCGGCGTGCTGCGCGTGGCGCGCGCGTTCGAGCAGATACGGGAAGTGCAGCGGCCCTGGCCGCTGGTCTGAGCGCGCTTGGCCTGAAGCTCTTCAGGCCAGCTGCGACGACAGCATCTCCCGCGCCCGCGTCACGAACGCGGTTTCGCCCCGCCGCGCGGGCAGCCACTGGAACGCCACGCGAGGCAGCGCCGGAAGCCCATGTGGCGTGGCCAGCCGCGCGATGCCATCACCGATCGCCGATTCGTTGAGGCAAGCCACGCCTAGGCCTGCCGCCAGAGCCGACTGAAGACCCGCCACGCCTGACGCCACGTGCGCCAGCACGTAGGGCACGCGACGACGGCGCAGCAGGGCCACGGTGAACTGGTGCAACGAGCAGGTGTCGGGCAGCGCCAGCAGCCGCACCGGCTCGCCGCGCACCACGCGCAGGCCGGCCGCACCGAGCCACGCCAGCGATTCGCGCCGCAGCACCGCACCACTGCCGGCCGCTGCTGCATTGGCGCCCGCGATGTTCATCGCCAGCCCCACGTCGAAGTCGCCGTGCGCATAGGCAGCGCGCAGCGCGTCGCTCTTCAGGATGGTCACGTGCAGCCGCACCTGCGGATAGCGCTCGCCGAGCCGGCCCAGCAGACGGGTGAGGTCGCCGGGGCGAAAGTAGTCGGTCACGGCCAGCCGCAGCTCGCCCTGCAGGGTTTCGCCGCGCAGGTCGCGAAAGGCCTCGTCGCTCAGCGCGAGGAGGCGCCGCGCATGGCCCAGCAACCGCGTGCCCGCCTCGGTGGGCACCACGCCGGCCTTGCTGCGGGTCAGCAGCGACTGGCCGGCGCGCTCCTCGAGCTTGCGGATCTGCTCGCTCACCGAGGACTGCGACAGGTACACGCGCGGCGCCGCGGCCGTGAGGCTGCCGGCGTCGGCCACCGCCACCAGGGTGCGCAACTGTTCGAGGTCGAAGCCTTGCATGGTGTCTGCCTATCCATTCGCTGATCCGATGGATTCCATCATATCTTCCCGCTTTTCCGATGATGAGGCCGTGCCCACAATCACCCCATCGACCACCCGTTCTTCACCCCCCAAAAAGGAGTTCACCATGCCCCACATCGTCGTCCACCTCTCCGGCCAACCTGACGCCGCCCTCACCCGCAAGACCGTCGACACGGTCGCCGAGCTCACGCAGAGCGTGCTCGGCAAGGCGCTGCCGGTCATCGCCGTCACGGTGCAGTACATCGCCGCCGACAGCTGGTTCATCGGCGGGCAGTCGCTGGCCGAACTCGGCAAGTCGGCCTTCCACCTGGACATCAGCGTGACCGACGAGACCAACACCAAGGCCGAGAAGGCGCGCTACCTGCGCGAGGTGTACGCGGCCATGGCGGCGCTGCGGCCCCACCTGCACGAGGTCTCGTACATCCACGTGATCGATGCGCGCGGCGCGGCCTACGGCTACGGCGGCAAGACGCAGGAGTACCGCCACCAGCAAGCGGGCGTCTAAGGCGTCTCACAGGGACTTGAAAGACGCCGAGGGGGCGTGGCACCATGCCGCCATGCCCTCCCACGGAACCCCGCTCGCCGCCGACAGCCTCGGCAATCCGCTCACGCTCGACGACGCCGCCAGCCTCGCGTTGGTCGACGACTTCGTCATGGGCTTCATTTCGACCGAGGCGCGCGCCGTGAACCTGCTGGCGCTGGCCGACAGCGATGCCAGCCCCATCGTTCAGGCCTACTGCGCGACGCTGCACCTGTTCGCCGAATCGCGCGAGGCTGCCGCCAATGCGCGGCCCTTCCTCGACAAGGCCCGCGCCGGCGCTGCGCGCGCCACACCGCGCGAGCAGCGCTACATCGCCGCCGTCCAGGCCTGGGCCGACGGCGACATCGCACGCGCCATCGCGCTGCATGCCGAGCAGGCGCTCGAGCATCCGCGCGACCTGGTGTCGGTCAAGCTGGGCCAGTACCACTGCTTCAACACTGGCGACTGCCCTGGCATGCTGCGGCTAGCGCTCGCGGCGCTGCCAGCCGCGGCCGAGGTGCCCTACGTGCACGGCATGGCGGCCTTCGGCTACGAGCAATGCCACCTGCTGCGCGAGGCCGAGGCCAGCGCACGCCGTGCGATCGGCCTGTGCCGCAAGGAGCCATGGGCGCACCATGCGCTGGCGCACGTGATGCTCACCGAAGGCCGGCTGACCGAGGGGCTGGCGTTCATGCACAGCGTGAGCGACACCTGGACCGGGCTCAACTCCTTCATGGTCACGCACAACTGGTGGCACGTGGCGCTGTTCCTCATCGACCTGGGCCGCGACGCCGAAGCGCTCG
Encoded here:
- a CDS encoding amidase gives rise to the protein MSPAVSDPSLPSLSDLSAQELSAAYREKRLSPVEVTRAVIARIEHCEPRLQATWLFRPEAALEQARASEQRWQRGDARGPLDGVPTTIKENIATRGDPLPAGTAAVDLMPAAADAPPAARLKEAGAVIVSKTTMPDYGMLSSGLSSFHTLARNPWDLSRTPGGSSAGAGAAAAAGYGPLHLGTDIGGSLRLPASWCGIFTLKPSLGRIPIDPPYMGRAAGPMTRTVGDAALMMQALARPDARDSMSLPAQDIDWAAFDVAPDHLRGLRIGLLLDAGCGLAVEPEIQAAVELAARLFEKAGATVEPMQPFMSQALLDGMDHLWRMRSLVDMKALRPDQRAKVLPYIREWAESAAEFSGEHVFRSFSQFHATRVTTVNACARFDYVISPVSPNMPAAAEAPSPTNDPLRPLEHIGFTVPFNMSEQPAASVNCGYSAGGLPIGLQIAGQRFDDLGVLRVARAFEQIREVQRPWPLV
- a CDS encoding LysR family transcriptional regulator — translated: MQGFDLEQLRTLVAVADAGSLTAAAPRVYLSQSSVSEQIRKLEERAGQSLLTRSKAGVVPTEAGTRLLGHARRLLALSDEAFRDLRGETLQGELRLAVTDYFRPGDLTRLLGRLGERYPQVRLHVTILKSDALRAAYAHGDFDVGLAMNIAGANAAAAGSGAVLRRESLAWLGAAGLRVVRGEPVRLLALPDTCSLHQFTVALLRRRRVPYVLAHVASGVAGLQSALAAGLGVACLNESAIGDGIARLATPHGLPALPRVAFQWLPARRGETAFVTRAREMLSSQLA
- a CDS encoding tautomerase family protein: MPHIVVHLSGQPDAALTRKTVDTVAELTQSVLGKALPVIAVTVQYIAADSWFIGGQSLAELGKSAFHLDISVTDETNTKAEKARYLREVYAAMAALRPHLHEVSYIHVIDARGAAYGYGGKTQEYRHQQAGV
- a CDS encoding tetratricopeptide repeat protein — protein: MPSHGTPLAADSLGNPLTLDDAASLALVDDFVMGFISTEARAVNLLALADSDASPIVQAYCATLHLFAESREAAANARPFLDKARAGAARATPREQRYIAAVQAWADGDIARAIALHAEQALEHPRDLVSVKLGQYHCFNTGDCPGMLRLALAALPAAAEVPYVHGMAAFGYEQCHLLREAEASARRAIGLCRKEPWAHHALAHVMLTEGRLTEGLAFMHSVSDTWTGLNSFMVTHNWWHVALFLIDLGRDAEALAVYDEHAWGVVKDYSQDQIGAVSLLARLELAGIDVGARWDDVADHLRQRQADHVLPFLDLQYLYGLARAGRPEAEVLLHNIEAFAPVAPASTRAAWQRVCVPAARGLVAHARGDVAGAVEGLGVALPRMIEIGGSHAQRDLFEQLYLDALVRTGTEAALAGSQGLLQQQLNGQPESLRLRRQADAVYARLGLGQLARR